The following nucleotide sequence is from Sulfurospirillum arsenophilum NBRC 109478.
AGCGCATTTTATCGCAAACAGAAATTGATGCTTTAGTACAAGAAGAGGCAAAGAAGATCGACAATAACACTTCTGCGCTTACAAATCCTCAAGTAAGTTCTGGATCAATGGGCCTAGGGGGTGTTTTACTCTCAAGTATTGCAGGTGCGATGATTGGTAGCTGGATTGGTAATAAACTTTTTAACAATCAAAATTACCAAAATCAGCGTGCGACAACGTATAAATCGCCACAGGCCTATTCTCGTAGTACTTCTAGTTTTAATAAACCTATGTCTACATCAACGAGTAGCAGTGCTACTAAAAGCAGTGGCTTTTTTGGTTCTGGTTCCGGAAGTAGCAGTTCATCTAGCGGCACTTCAAGTTCAAGTACTCCAACAAGCTCAGGAAGTTAATCATGTTACATGTAGAAAAAATCAAGCCGTTAAGCAAGGAATTTTTAGAGTCAATTGGGTTTTATTGGCATACGGATGCGGATCAAACATCTTACGTTGCCGACGAATTAGTTCTGGTCAATAATAATGAGGTAGAAGCCTATTATGAAGCAGCCAATGAGTTGTACGATATGTTTGCTGAAGCTGGGCAATATGTAATCGACAATAATTTGTTTCATGAGCTGAATATTCCGTTTAATCTTGTAGAATTGATTAAAAATTCATGGGCAAATGATGTACATTGGCATTTGTATGGTCGTTTTGATTTTGCAGGTGGTGTCGATGGGAAGCCTATCAAGTTATTAGAGTTTAATGCGGACACGCCAACATCACTGTATGAAACAGCAATTATTCAATGGGCAATGCTCAAAGCCAATGGCATGGATGAAGCAAAACAGTTTAATACTCTTTTTGAAGCCCTCAAAGAGAACTTCAAACGTCTTGTTGTTCTTGGTGGGGATACTGAAGATTTTGCTGAAAATTATGAGGGATGGAGAATTCTTTTCTCTTCCATTCGTGGGAATATCGAAGATGAAAATACCACTAGATTACTTCAAACAGCTGCAAATGAGGCTGGATTTCATACGGATTTTGCCTATGTCGATGAGGTAGGATTTAATGGTAAAGAGGGAATTTTTAAAGGAGATGAAAATTTTGAATATTGGTTCAAACTTGTTCCTTGGGAAAATATTGCGATAGAAGAGGGCGATTTGGCACTGCTTTTAGATGAAATTGTTCGTGAACAAAAGGCCATTATCTTAAATCCTGCCTATGCGCTTCTGTTTCAAAGTAAAGCGTTTATGAAAGTACTATGGGATCTTTTCCCCAATCATCCACTATTACTCGAAACCTCTTATGCACCGTTAAAAGATAAAAAACAAGTTGAAAAAAGAGCGTTTGGAAGAGAAGGTGCTAATACGGTTATCTATGATGCTGACATGTCTGTTATTGTTAAAACAGAAGGTGATTATGGCAATTATAAACCGATCTATCAAGAATATGTGGAACTTCCAAAAGATGGCGAAGGTAAATCATACCAAGCAGGTGTTTTCTTTGCTTATGAAGGATGTGGGCTTGGGTTTAGGCGAGGAGGGCTCATTATGGAGAACTTCTCAAAATTTGTGGGACACCGTATAAAGGACTAAACGATGAAAATTGTTTTTTTAGATGCCAAGACATTAGGTGATGATGCGGATTTGAGTATTTTTCAGCAGTTTGGACTGTTTGAAACCTTTGCAACTACGGCGTTATCACAGAGAGTTGAGCACATTGGTGATGCAAAGATAATCCTTACCAATAAAGTTGTTATTGATAAAGAAGTCATGGATGCATGCCCTAATTTAGGGCTTATTTGCATTACGGCTACAGGTATGAATAATGTTGATTTGGAATATGCAAAGCAAAAAGGCATTGTGGTTAAAAATGTTGCAGGGTATTCAACTGCATCGGTAGCACAAACCACATTTATGCTTGTTCTGAGCCTTTTAGAGCAGTGTGGTTATTATGACCAGTTTGTAAAATCAGGCAGTTGGATTAAAAGCCCTATGTATACGCATATTGATCGACCTTTTTGGGAACTTAAGGGTAAACGTTGGGGTATAATTGGCTTTGGTACGATTGGTAAAGAAGTGGCAAAAATTGCTTCTGCCTTTGGTTCAACGGTTGTTTTTTATTCTACCAGTGGCGCCAATAGTGACAGCCATTATGAACGTGTTAGTCTTGATGTTATGATGCAAACATGCGATGTTATTTCGATTCATGCACCTCTTAATGAAAACACAAAAAATTTAATTGCTAAAGAGCAGTTAACTATGATGAAAAAAGGTGCTATTTTAGTCAATGTTGGTCGTGGAGGCATCGTTAATGAAGATGATTTACGCGAAGTCATTGATACGAAAGAGATTTATGTAGGGCTTGATGTGTTGGCGGTTGAGCCAATGGTTGAGCATCATCCACTTTTACATGTAAAGCATCCTGAACGCTTAATTATTACGCCGCATATTGCATGGGCAAGTATTGAAGCAAGAACAGAACTGATGCGACAAGTGGGTGAAAATATCAAAGAATTTTTAAGACAATAAGGAGAAAAAATGGCAAAAGAGCATAGCTTTGACATTACTGCAGAAATCGATAAACAAA
It contains:
- a CDS encoding glutathionylspermidine synthase family protein, coding for MLHVEKIKPLSKEFLESIGFYWHTDADQTSYVADELVLVNNNEVEAYYEAANELYDMFAEAGQYVIDNNLFHELNIPFNLVELIKNSWANDVHWHLYGRFDFAGGVDGKPIKLLEFNADTPTSLYETAIIQWAMLKANGMDEAKQFNTLFEALKENFKRLVVLGGDTEDFAENYEGWRILFSSIRGNIEDENTTRLLQTAANEAGFHTDFAYVDEVGFNGKEGIFKGDENFEYWFKLVPWENIAIEEGDLALLLDEIVREQKAIILNPAYALLFQSKAFMKVLWDLFPNHPLLLETSYAPLKDKKQVEKRAFGREGANTVIYDADMSVIVKTEGDYGNYKPIYQEYVELPKDGEGKSYQAGVFFAYEGCGLGFRRGGLIMENFSKFVGHRIKD
- a CDS encoding UPF0323 family lipoprotein; amino-acid sequence: MKYIRKISDYMIAGGIGVMVIASMQGCDQKKDENKNALADAAKTQGALVIVDESATGEYKIAEEYPSSTTRVIVRKPDGSERILSQTEIDALVQEEAKKIDNNTSALTNPQVSSGSMGLGGVLLSSIAGAMIGSWIGNKLFNNQNYQNQRATTYKSPQAYSRSTSSFNKPMSTSTSSSATKSSGFFGSGSGSSSSSSGTSSSSTPTSSGS
- a CDS encoding D-2-hydroxyacid dehydrogenase; amino-acid sequence: MKIVFLDAKTLGDDADLSIFQQFGLFETFATTALSQRVEHIGDAKIILTNKVVIDKEVMDACPNLGLICITATGMNNVDLEYAKQKGIVVKNVAGYSTASVAQTTFMLVLSLLEQCGYYDQFVKSGSWIKSPMYTHIDRPFWELKGKRWGIIGFGTIGKEVAKIASAFGSTVVFYSTSGANSDSHYERVSLDVMMQTCDVISIHAPLNENTKNLIAKEQLTMMKKGAILVNVGRGGIVNEDDLREVIDTKEIYVGLDVLAVEPMVEHHPLLHVKHPERLIITPHIAWASIEARTELMRQVGENIKEFLRQ